From Cellulophaga lytica DSM 7489, a single genomic window includes:
- a CDS encoding UvrD-helicase domain-containing protein, with protein MKKFKEDPKSSAINYEKINTFKDQSLRTVRIDQKYRAIIQAPEEGNGFHLLWVDNHDEAMDWAKNKVFEWNASTQSFQMYDRPKNQTKPVSTNVTVKDAASLYTSYSDDQLTSIGVPKDLIGLVKSIERVEHLESYASNLPSDVYEYLYYLSEGISLEDILEEIEAGKVSDDNTLSPNAQKNVYVLTDDAELENILSGDFEKWKLFLHPSQRSIAYGEFKGPLKVTGSAGTGKTVCALHRAKYLSQKLESFDKPILFTTFTKSLTQYLSTVTEKFSIPDSEIVISNIDKLIFELAREFKVIDESSGMINSSQELELWKEIIEFNPSTFDEKFLQDEYNDVILANSVKSVNEYYKTSRVGRSVRIGRQDKTQIWELCEEFIKSKESNYTKFELCNLLIAYFSSISEKPFSHIICDEIQDFSNLELSLLRVLVNEKEDDLFLVGDPFQNIYGRRINFSKSGIHIRGRRSRKLKVNYRTTEEIKKRAVSILLNTEYDDFDGEKETNTGYVSLMHGSDPTYKVFASPEAEDQYISEQIETLLLDDSVNPSDICIASRTNRLVDESKKLLNEIQQKFSDIKATIRSNDSIVVSTFHNLKGHEFKHLFVRGFSKDYVPFRHPGFDIYSDIQKKEYLKKEKSLYYVVFSRAIQTLIITGVGEKSDWIV; from the coding sequence ATGAAAAAGTTTAAAGAAGACCCTAAATCTAGTGCCATCAATTATGAAAAGATAAATACATTTAAAGATCAGTCTCTTCGGACGGTAAGAATAGATCAAAAATACCGTGCTATTATACAAGCTCCAGAGGAAGGTAATGGATTTCATTTACTATGGGTTGACAATCACGATGAAGCAATGGATTGGGCTAAGAATAAAGTTTTTGAATGGAATGCGAGTACGCAATCATTTCAAATGTATGACCGCCCTAAAAACCAAACTAAACCTGTGTCAACTAACGTCACCGTAAAAGATGCAGCCTCACTTTATACATCATATTCAGACGATCAACTGACTAGTATTGGTGTGCCTAAAGACCTTATTGGATTGGTTAAAAGCATCGAGCGCGTTGAACATTTAGAAAGTTATGCTTCCAATCTTCCATCAGATGTTTATGAGTATTTATACTACTTGTCTGAAGGAATTTCATTAGAAGATATTCTTGAAGAAATAGAGGCTGGTAAAGTATCAGATGACAATACCTTGAGTCCTAATGCTCAGAAGAATGTATACGTGCTTACAGATGATGCAGAGCTTGAAAATATATTATCTGGAGATTTCGAAAAATGGAAATTATTTCTGCATCCATCACAGCGTTCTATAGCTTATGGAGAGTTTAAAGGTCCTCTTAAAGTCACTGGAAGCGCGGGTACAGGTAAAACAGTCTGTGCTTTACATAGAGCTAAGTATTTATCGCAAAAATTAGAATCATTTGATAAGCCAATTCTTTTTACAACATTTACTAAAAGCTTGACGCAGTATTTAAGTACAGTAACTGAAAAATTTAGTATACCTGATAGTGAAATAGTAATTTCAAATATCGACAAACTAATCTTTGAATTGGCACGTGAATTTAAAGTAATTGATGAGTCGTCGGGAATGATTAATAGTAGCCAAGAGCTAGAACTGTGGAAAGAGATTATTGAATTTAATCCATCTACTTTTGATGAAAAGTTTCTTCAGGATGAATACAACGATGTGATTTTAGCAAATTCAGTAAAATCGGTTAATGAATATTATAAAACTTCTCGAGTTGGTCGCTCTGTTAGAATAGGTCGCCAAGATAAAACTCAAATTTGGGAGCTTTGCGAAGAGTTTATAAAGTCTAAGGAATCAAACTATACTAAATTTGAGTTGTGTAATTTATTAATTGCATATTTTAGTAGCATTAGCGAGAAGCCTTTTTCTCATATTATTTGCGATGAAATTCAAGACTTTTCAAATTTAGAATTATCATTATTAAGAGTTTTAGTAAATGAAAAAGAGGATGATTTGTTCTTGGTAGGAGATCCTTTTCAGAATATTTATGGAAGAAGAATTAATTTTTCTAAATCAGGTATTCACATTCGTGGTCGTAGATCTAGAAAATTAAAAGTTAACTATAGAACTACAGAAGAAATAAAAAAGAGAGCTGTAAGTATATTGTTAAATACGGAGTACGATGATTTTGATGGAGAAAAAGAAACAAATACTGGTTACGTGAGTTTAATGCACGGTTCAGACCCTACCTATAAAGTTTTTGCTAGTCCTGAAGCGGAGGATCAGTATATTTCAGAGCAGATAGAGACATTACTCCTTGATGATAGTGTAAACCCGAGTGATATCTGTATCGCAAGTAGAACAAATCGCTTAGTAGATGAAAGCAAGAAATTGCTTAACGAGATCCAACAAAAGTTTTCTGATATTAAAGCTACAATACGATCAAATGATTCAATTGTAGTGTCAACTTTTCATAATTTAAAAGGTCACGAATTCAAGCATTTATTTGTAAGAGGCTTTAGTAAGGATTATGTGCCATTTAGGCATCCTGGTTTTGATATTTATTCTGATATTCAGAAAAAAGAATATCTTAAGAAAGAAAAATCACTTTACTACGTAGTTTTCTCACGAGCAATTCAAACATTAATAATTACTGGTGTTGGCGAGAAATCAGATTGGATAGTTTGA
- a CDS encoding ATP-binding protein gives MKQSETIFNPKAPHILIEGATQFELGSFNGKAINYDFPKILNYLDAKGKLCFGKNFKIYKEDHELLLELASYFIQDHEYCKKLNIDTKKGILLSGPVGCGKTTLMRLLPHLVPHKKTYNFIPCRNIVFGFNGIGFKMIEDYSDNKAYCFDDLGVEHIGRHYGKDCNVMGEILISRYEVFKQKDILTHITTNLNAVEIEERYGERVRSRMRSMFNLLSFDSNTKDKRG, from the coding sequence ATGAAGCAATCAGAAACAATATTTAATCCAAAGGCACCACACATACTTATTGAAGGCGCCACACAGTTTGAATTAGGTAGTTTTAATGGCAAAGCCATCAATTACGATTTTCCTAAGATACTTAACTACCTAGATGCAAAAGGGAAATTATGCTTCGGCAAGAATTTCAAAATCTACAAAGAGGATCACGAGTTATTACTTGAGCTGGCAAGCTACTTCATTCAAGATCACGAGTATTGTAAGAAACTAAATATTGATACTAAAAAAGGCATACTCTTATCTGGTCCAGTAGGTTGTGGTAAAACGACGCTGATGCGTCTATTACCTCATCTTGTTCCTCATAAAAAAACTTACAATTTTATTCCGTGTCGCAATATCGTTTTTGGTTTTAATGGTATAGGATTCAAAATGATTGAAGATTATAGCGATAATAAAGCATACTGCTTTGATGATTTAGGTGTTGAGCACATTGGAAGGCATTACGGTAAAGATTGCAATGTAATGGGCGAAATTCTCATATCAAGATATGAGGTTTTTAAACAAAAAGATATCTTAACTCATATTACAACAAATCTTAATGCTGTAGAAATTGAAGAACGTTATGGAGAACGTGTTCGCTCCCGTATGCGGTCTATGTTCAACCTACTTAGTTTTGATAGCAACACTAAAGACAAAAGAGGTTAA
- a CDS encoding helix-turn-helix domain-containing protein yields MPTSILTTDDLYDFKLELLRELKKLLQDKAPTAIKKYLKSAEVMEMLQISPGTLQNLRINGTLPYTKIGGIILYEYEEILRILQENKVAS; encoded by the coding sequence ATGCCAACATCAATTCTCACCACAGACGATCTTTATGATTTTAAACTAGAACTTCTTAGAGAACTCAAAAAACTTCTTCAAGATAAAGCTCCAACAGCAATCAAAAAATACCTCAAATCGGCAGAGGTGATGGAAATGCTCCAAATAAGTCCAGGAACATTACAGAACTTAAGAATCAACGGTACACTGCCCTACACAAAAATTGGTGGAATTATTCTATACGAGTATGAAGAAATACTTCGTATTCTTCAAGAAAACAAAGTTGCTTCTTAA
- a CDS encoding RteC domain-containing protein, with amino-acid sequence MNVTKKQIIKIEESNLRNLSVLNDGLNLSVQTLNKLRKNLRTKDNFFTQEEEISFFKYDKPFINGRIKFFSKVRRFIAEKPNASITKQIKYVHSTIDKLEKHKMRNLEFFQYTRQCNNTLDHIYFVRGKDNLDFPVDTSHYFTDPEFSTSHDNLAAQVIGYDLLSNYYDLELEYLNKKKENVIIEEVSPAILNGLSWTASKTDLVEIIYALHSAGAIRNGQAELSKMAEVCATLFDLNLNNFYKTYAEIKNREKDTTKFLDHLKRSLEKRIDLDNAK; translated from the coding sequence TTGAACGTTACAAAAAAACAAATCATTAAGATAGAAGAATCTAACCTGAGAAATCTATCTGTTCTTAACGACGGTCTTAACCTTTCCGTACAAACATTAAATAAATTAAGAAAAAATTTAAGAACCAAGGATAACTTCTTCACTCAAGAAGAAGAAATATCTTTTTTCAAATATGATAAACCGTTTATCAATGGACGAATAAAATTCTTCTCAAAAGTTAGACGATTTATTGCTGAAAAACCTAACGCAAGTATTACTAAACAAATTAAATATGTTCATTCTACAATAGATAAACTAGAAAAACATAAAATGCGAAACTTAGAATTCTTCCAATACACCAGGCAATGCAATAATACACTAGACCATATATATTTTGTACGCGGCAAAGACAACTTAGACTTTCCAGTAGATACTTCTCATTATTTTACAGATCCAGAATTTTCTACCAGTCACGACAATCTTGCTGCGCAAGTAATTGGTTATGATTTACTTTCAAACTATTACGATCTTGAATTAGAATACCTCAACAAAAAGAAAGAAAATGTCATTATTGAAGAAGTCAGTCCAGCCATTTTAAATGGCTTGTCCTGGACAGCGTCTAAAACTGATTTAGTAGAAATTATTTATGCACTACATAGCGCAGGAGCCATCAGAAACGGACAAGCTGAATTAAGTAAAATGGCCGAAGTCTGCGCCACACTATTTGATTTAAACCTAAACAATTTCTATAAAACCTATGCCGAAATCAAGAATCGCGAAAAAGACACCACAAAATTTTTAGACCATTTAAAACGCAGTCTAGAAAAGCGCATAGACCTCGATAATGCTAAGTGA
- a CDS encoding site-specific integrase, whose product MRSTHTFSILFWADQKNAINGEVLIYARITVDKKRANISLKRRVPQNLWDPKKKKLRGNSHQAQSANQYLDQIYTQLFQIYQDLKFKGELITAQLIKAQYTGEADNKGKSLKNIFEYHSKKITNTLASGSIRNFGITENYVFKFLEQKRKTTDIYLNQLNFEFLSHFELFLSEVWPTGHPKALGNNTRMKHIQRLRKVVTLAYHLEWIDKDPFVRWKMTYDKTNREFLSEQELKKLENKVFISERLDRVRDLFVFSCYTGISYVDIMNLTPNHLVLGIDGGYWIMTKRQKTNTTVKVPLLGQALDIVNKYKDHPVTAVNNSLLPVLTNEKLNMFLKEVANFVGINKNLTFHMARHTFATTVTLSNGVPIETVSKLLGHSKIATTQIYARVLENKVSADMNALKNVLLNKSKDSTVAKNSKASS is encoded by the coding sequence ATGCGGTCAACACACACATTTTCAATTCTCTTTTGGGCAGACCAAAAGAACGCAATCAATGGCGAAGTATTAATCTACGCTAGAATAACTGTAGATAAAAAAAGAGCAAATATTAGTTTAAAAAGACGTGTGCCTCAAAATCTTTGGGATCCTAAAAAGAAAAAACTCAGAGGCAATTCGCACCAAGCTCAAAGCGCCAATCAGTATTTAGATCAGATTTACACACAACTCTTCCAGATTTACCAGGACCTTAAATTTAAAGGAGAGCTTATTACGGCTCAACTTATTAAAGCACAATACACAGGTGAAGCTGACAACAAAGGAAAATCACTTAAAAATATTTTTGAGTACCACAGTAAAAAAATTACAAATACACTTGCTTCTGGTTCCATAAGAAATTTTGGCATTACAGAAAACTACGTATTTAAGTTCCTGGAGCAAAAAAGAAAAACAACAGACATTTACCTCAACCAACTCAATTTTGAATTCTTAAGTCATTTTGAATTGTTTCTATCTGAAGTTTGGCCAACTGGCCACCCAAAAGCATTAGGCAACAATACAAGAATGAAGCACATACAACGTTTACGAAAGGTTGTTACGTTAGCTTATCATTTAGAGTGGATTGACAAAGATCCTTTTGTTAGATGGAAAATGACTTACGATAAAACTAACAGAGAATTTCTATCAGAGCAAGAATTAAAAAAACTCGAAAACAAGGTTTTCATTTCTGAACGATTAGATCGCGTTCGCGACCTATTCGTTTTTAGTTGCTACACTGGTATTAGCTATGTAGATATAATGAACTTAACACCCAATCATTTAGTCTTAGGTATAGACGGAGGTTATTGGATAATGACCAAAAGACAGAAAACCAATACAACAGTCAAAGTACCTCTATTAGGGCAAGCTTTAGATATCGTAAACAAATACAAAGATCATCCGGTAACAGCAGTTAATAATTCATTGCTTCCAGTACTCACAAACGAAAAACTCAATATGTTTCTTAAAGAAGTTGCCAATTTTGTAGGCATTAATAAGAATCTAACCTTTCATATGGCACGACATACATTTGCAACGACTGTAACGCTTTCTAACGGCGTTCCAATCGAAACGGTTTCCAAACTTTTAGGTCATTCAAAAATCGCAACAACTCAAATTTATGCTCGTGTACTTGAAAATAAAGTAAGTGCAGATATGAATGCCTTAAAAAACGTTTTACTCAATAAATCAAAAGATAGCACAGTTGCAAAAAACTCAAAAGCAAGCAGTTGA
- a CDS encoding adenine phosphoribosyltransferase, with protein sequence MNFKEYIRDVQDFPKQGIVFKDITPLLNNAEILEKTTDALLNLVKEQKIDKVVGMESRGFFFATLLATKLKAGFVPVRKKGKLPFNVLSKPYSLEYGEDALEIHTDAIKKGDKVLIHDDVLATGGTAKAVCELIEELGGEVVQCNFLIELDFLNGKDKIANYNVDSLLHY encoded by the coding sequence ATGAATTTTAAAGAATATATTAGAGATGTTCAAGATTTTCCTAAGCAAGGCATTGTTTTTAAGGATATTACTCCTTTGCTAAATAATGCAGAAATTTTAGAAAAAACTACAGATGCACTCTTAAATTTAGTAAAAGAGCAAAAAATAGACAAAGTTGTGGGTATGGAAAGTCGTGGTTTCTTCTTTGCAACACTTTTAGCAACCAAGTTAAAAGCAGGTTTTGTTCCTGTGCGTAAAAAAGGAAAATTACCTTTTAACGTGCTTTCTAAACCCTACTCTTTAGAGTATGGTGAAGATGCATTAGAAATACATACAGATGCCATTAAAAAAGGGGATAAGGTATTAATACATGATGATGTACTTGCTACTGGTGGCACCGCAAAAGCTGTTTGTGAGTTAATTGAAGAATTAGGTGGTGAGGTAGTGCAATGCAATTTTTTAATAGAATTAGACTTTTTAAATGGTAAAGATAAAATAGCAAATTATAATGTTGATTCTTTACTACATTATTAG
- a CDS encoding calcium/sodium antiporter: MLNLVYIIIGLVFLIMGGNWLLKSSVALSLRLQIPKIVVGMTVVSFATSAPELIVSIKAALEGSPDLALGNVVGSNIANLGLVLGVIVMLGSIDVRKSFYTTDWPILMLASLVFFGFIYFDGVIKFYEGVIMVALLIVYIVYLIKFQKTAVEDEAPEDDVPLPTFKMLLFLALGGLGLWGGSELLVSGATGLARFYNVSERVIGVTVVSVGTSIPELAASIIAVIKKEKAISLGNLIGSNIFNIFAVLGITALITPLNVVDNTLLSNDILWMLGFAIILLPLVFFPKGLRLGWRDGIVLLSGYIAFVYFTI, translated from the coding sequence ATGCTCAATTTGGTTTACATAATTATTGGTTTGGTTTTTTTAATAATGGGTGGTAACTGGTTATTAAAATCTTCTGTAGCATTATCATTAAGGTTGCAAATACCAAAAATTGTGGTGGGGATGACGGTAGTTTCTTTTGCAACATCTGCACCAGAACTAATAGTTAGTATAAAAGCAGCATTAGAGGGCTCGCCAGATTTAGCTTTAGGTAATGTAGTTGGTTCTAATATAGCTAACCTAGGTTTGGTACTGGGTGTTATAGTAATGTTAGGCAGTATAGATGTTCGTAAAAGTTTTTATACAACAGACTGGCCAATTTTAATGTTAGCCTCATTGGTATTTTTTGGCTTTATTTATTTTGATGGTGTTATAAAGTTTTATGAAGGGGTAATAATGGTGGCGCTTTTAATTGTATACATTGTGTATCTTATTAAGTTTCAAAAAACAGCAGTAGAAGATGAAGCGCCAGAGGATGATGTACCTTTGCCAACCTTTAAAATGTTATTGTTTTTAGCTCTTGGAGGTTTAGGCCTTTGGGGTGGATCAGAACTTTTGGTAAGCGGTGCAACAGGTTTAGCTAGGTTTTACAATGTTAGTGAAAGGGTAATTGGAGTAACTGTTGTATCTGTAGGTACCAGTATACCAGAGCTTGCTGCTTCTATAATAGCAGTAATTAAAAAAGAGAAAGCCATATCTTTAGGAAATTTAATTGGCTCTAATATATTTAACATTTTTGCTGTGCTAGGTATAACTGCATTAATAACACCTCTTAATGTTGTAGATAATACGTTGTTAAGTAATGATATTTTATGGATGCTAGGTTTTGCAATAATTTTATTACCTCTGGTATTTTTTCCAAAAGGTTTACGCTTAGGATGGCGAGACGGTATTGTGCTACTATCTGGATATATTGCTTTTGTATACTTTACCATTTAG
- a CDS encoding glutamine synthetase beta-grasp domain-containing protein — protein sequence MSKSKLEYIWLDGYTPTANLRSKTKVEDDFSGKLEDCPIWSFDGSSTQQAEGGSSDCLLKPVAIYPDPARKDGYLVMTEVLNADGTPHLSNSRAGIDDEDNDFWFGFEQEYFIMDKNTQLPLGFPVGGYPGPQGMYYCSVGGKNTHGRDFVEEHADLCIAAGLNFEGINQEVASGQWEFQLFAKGAKKAGDEIWIARYLLDRLTEQYGYYIEYHPKPVKGDWNGSGMHANFSNTILRTCGSKETYEKICEAFRPVTKEHIAVYGEFNDQRLTGEHETAAITDFSYGISDRGASIRIPIITVEKGWKGWLEDRRPASNGDPYKIAGRIIKTVKSAKI from the coding sequence ATGAGCAAATCAAAATTAGAGTACATTTGGTTAGATGGTTATACACCAACTGCCAATTTAAGAAGTAAAACAAAAGTAGAAGATGACTTTAGCGGTAAATTAGAAGATTGCCCTATTTGGTCTTTTGATGGAAGTTCTACACAACAAGCAGAAGGAGGATCATCTGACTGTTTATTAAAGCCTGTAGCTATTTACCCAGATCCAGCACGTAAAGACGGGTACTTAGTAATGACTGAGGTTTTAAATGCTGACGGAACTCCTCACTTATCTAACTCTAGAGCTGGTATTGATGATGAAGATAACGATTTCTGGTTTGGTTTTGAGCAAGAGTACTTTATTATGGATAAGAATACACAATTGCCTTTAGGTTTCCCTGTAGGTGGTTATCCTGGTCCACAAGGTATGTATTACTGTTCTGTAGGTGGTAAAAACACTCACGGAAGAGATTTTGTTGAAGAACATGCAGACCTATGTATTGCAGCTGGTTTAAATTTTGAAGGAATTAACCAAGAAGTTGCAAGCGGACAGTGGGAATTTCAATTGTTTGCAAAAGGAGCTAAAAAAGCTGGTGACGAAATATGGATAGCTCGTTATTTATTAGACAGATTAACTGAACAATATGGTTACTATATTGAGTACCACCCAAAACCAGTAAAAGGTGACTGGAACGGTTCTGGTATGCACGCAAACTTCTCTAACACTATTTTAAGAACTTGTGGTTCTAAAGAAACTTACGAGAAAATATGTGAAGCATTTAGACCTGTTACTAAAGAGCACATTGCTGTTTACGGAGAGTTTAACGACCAACGTTTAACTGGTGAGCACGAGACTGCTGCTATTACAGATTTCAGCTACGGTATATCTGATAGAGGAGCTTCTATTAGAATACCTATTATTACAGTTGAAAAAGGCTGGAAAGGCTGGTTAGAAGACAGAAGACCTGCATCTAACGGAGATCCTTACAAAATTGCAGGAAGAATTATTAAGACTGTAAAATCTGCAAAGATTTAA
- a CDS encoding glutamine synthetase III has protein sequence MSIVRFNAVRESLSRENFVINEKGSRSKKFGNHVFNEERMLQFLTKDALATVKDAIFSGAKIDRKIADQVAEGIKSWAITMGATHYTHWFQPLTGTTAEKHDAFFDVLSDGRALEKFGGGQLVQQEPDASSFPSGGIRNTFEARGYTAWDPTSAAFIYDKTLCIPTIFVSYTGEALDNKAPLLRALSAVDEAATAVAKYFDKNVTKVNATLGWEQEYFVIDKSLAYSRPDIVLTGRTLVGHHAAKGQQLDDHYFGVIPSRVLNFMKELEVECIKLGIPVKTRHNEVAPNQFELAPVFEEANLAVDHNLLLMDVMDKIADKHNLKVLFHEKPFAHINGSGKHNNWSLATDTGTNLLSPGSTPMKNLQFLTFFINTIKAVDTYEELLRSSIASASNDHRLGANEAPPAIFSIFIGTQLSSVLDELEGVSKGKLSPEEKTELKLNVVGKIPEILLDNTDRNRTSPFAFTGNKFEMRGVGSKTNCSKPMTVLNTIVAKQLIDFKKEVDELIDDKNLKKDEAVFNILREYIKTSKRIRFDGDGYSKEWEKEAKKRKLSNNKTTPEALKVLTSKQSLDLFKSMNVMSEVEVSARQEIELESYIMHVQIEGRVFNELVYSHIVPAALAYQNKLLKTVLGLKEIYGNNYKSMAAAQLTILEQIAEHINEIKTKTDTMTQARRDANNLKDLSKKAFAYCDSVKPFFDEIRYHSDKLEQLIENELWPLTKYRELLFTK, from the coding sequence ATGTCTATAGTAAGGTTTAATGCTGTTAGAGAAAGTTTGTCTAGAGAAAACTTTGTGATAAATGAAAAAGGTAGCAGATCTAAAAAATTTGGAAATCATGTTTTTAACGAGGAGAGAATGCTGCAATTTTTAACTAAAGATGCACTTGCAACCGTAAAAGATGCTATTTTTTCTGGTGCTAAAATAGATCGTAAAATTGCAGATCAAGTAGCAGAAGGTATAAAGTCATGGGCCATTACAATGGGTGCTACACATTACACCCATTGGTTTCAGCCACTAACAGGTACAACTGCAGAAAAACATGATGCCTTTTTTGATGTTTTAAGTGATGGTAGAGCACTAGAAAAATTTGGAGGGGGACAATTGGTACAGCAAGAGCCAGATGCTTCTAGTTTTCCTAGCGGAGGAATTAGAAATACGTTTGAAGCCAGAGGTTATACAGCATGGGATCCTACTTCTGCAGCTTTTATTTATGATAAAACTTTGTGTATACCTACCATATTTGTATCCTACACTGGTGAGGCTTTAGATAATAAAGCACCACTTTTACGAGCACTTTCTGCTGTAGATGAAGCAGCAACTGCTGTGGCTAAATATTTTGATAAAAATGTAACTAAAGTAAATGCAACACTAGGGTGGGAGCAAGAGTATTTTGTTATAGACAAATCTTTGGCATATTCTAGACCAGATATTGTACTTACAGGTAGAACTCTTGTTGGGCATCATGCAGCAAAAGGCCAACAGTTAGATGATCATTACTTTGGAGTTATACCTAGTAGGGTTTTAAATTTCATGAAGGAACTTGAAGTAGAGTGTATAAAACTTGGTATACCTGTAAAAACAAGGCATAATGAGGTTGCTCCTAATCAGTTTGAGCTAGCACCAGTTTTTGAAGAAGCAAACCTAGCCGTAGACCATAACCTATTATTAATGGACGTTATGGATAAAATTGCAGACAAGCACAATTTAAAAGTATTGTTTCATGAAAAACCATTTGCACATATAAATGGGTCTGGTAAACATAACAATTGGTCATTAGCTACAGATACAGGTACTAATTTGTTAAGTCCTGGTTCTACACCAATGAAAAATCTTCAGTTTTTAACATTCTTTATCAATACTATAAAAGCAGTAGATACGTATGAGGAGTTATTAAGATCTTCAATAGCATCTGCAAGTAACGATCACAGGCTAGGAGCTAATGAAGCTCCACCAGCTATTTTTTCAATATTTATAGGTACACAATTAAGCAGTGTGTTAGATGAGTTAGAAGGTGTATCTAAAGGTAAATTATCGCCAGAAGAAAAAACAGAGCTTAAATTAAATGTAGTTGGTAAAATACCAGAAATACTTTTAGATAATACAGACCGTAACAGAACATCTCCTTTTGCATTTACAGGAAATAAGTTTGAGATGCGTGGTGTTGGTTCTAAAACAAACTGCTCTAAACCAATGACCGTTTTAAATACTATTGTTGCAAAACAATTAATAGATTTTAAAAAAGAGGTAGATGAGCTTATAGATGATAAAAACTTAAAAAAAGACGAAGCTGTTTTTAATATATTAAGAGAATATATAAAAACGTCTAAAAGAATTAGGTTTGATGGTGATGGGTATAGTAAAGAATGGGAAAAAGAGGCCAAAAAGAGAAAGCTTAGCAATAATAAAACTACTCCAGAAGCTTTAAAGGTTTTAACATCTAAACAAAGTTTAGACTTGTTTAAATCTATGAATGTAATGAGCGAAGTAGAAGTTTCTGCCAGACAAGAAATTGAGCTAGAATCATACATTATGCACGTACAAATAGAAGGTCGTGTGTTTAATGAATTGGTATACAGCCATATTGTTCCTGCGGCTTTAGCATATCAAAATAAACTACTAAAAACTGTTCTTGGTTTAAAAGAAATTTATGGCAATAATTACAAGTCAATGGCAGCAGCACAATTAACCATTTTAGAGCAAATAGCAGAACATATAAATGAGATAAAAACAAAGACAGATACAATGACGCAAGCTCGTAGAGATGCCAATAACTTAAAAGACTTAAGTAAAAAGGCATTTGCTTATTGTGATAGTGTAAAGCCATTTTTTGATGAAATTAGATACCATAGTGATAAGTTAGAGCAATTGATAGAGAATGAGTTATGGCCGTTAACTAAGTATAGAGAACTGCTATTTACAAAGTAA
- a CDS encoding acetyl-CoA carboxylase carboxyltransferase subunit alpha, whose protein sequence is MEYLDFELPIKELEEQLDKCQIIGKESDVDVSETCKQIEKKLTETRKDIYKNLTPWQRVQLSRHPNRPYTLDYINAICGDTFLELHGDRNVKDDKAMIGGLGKIGDQSFMFIGQQKGFNTKTRQYRNFGMANPEGYRKALRLMKSAEKFNVPVVCFIDTPGAYPGIEAEERGQGEAIARNILEMTRLKVPIIVVIIGEGASGGALGIGVGDKVLMLENTWYSVISPESCSSILWRSWEYKEQAAEALKLTATDMKKLKLIDEIVREPAGGAHANRDKNFTIVKNKIISHFEDLKKLSPKELVETRMDKYASMGVFNG, encoded by the coding sequence ATGGAATATTTAGACTTTGAACTCCCTATCAAAGAACTAGAAGAGCAGTTAGATAAGTGTCAGATTATTGGCAAGGAGAGTGATGTTGATGTATCTGAAACTTGTAAGCAGATAGAGAAAAAATTAACAGAGACTAGAAAAGATATATATAAGAATCTTACACCATGGCAAAGGGTGCAACTTTCTAGACACCCAAACAGACCTTATACATTAGATTATATAAATGCAATCTGCGGAGATACTTTTTTAGAGCTTCACGGAGACCGTAATGTAAAAGATGATAAAGCTATGATTGGTGGCCTTGGAAAAATTGGGGATCAGAGTTTTATGTTTATTGGTCAACAAAAAGGATTTAATACTAAAACAAGACAATACCGTAACTTTGGTATGGCTAACCCAGAGGGTTACCGTAAAGCTTTACGTTTAATGAAATCTGCAGAGAAATTTAATGTTCCTGTAGTATGTTTTATAGATACTCCAGGTGCTTACCCAGGTATTGAAGCAGAAGAACGCGGACAAGGAGAAGCTATTGCACGTAATATATTAGAAATGACTCGCCTTAAAGTACCAATAATTGTTGTTATAATAGGTGAAGGTGCTTCTGGTGGCGCATTAGGTATAGGTGTGGGAGATAAAGTGTTAATGTTAGAAAATACGTGGTATTCTGTAATATCTCCAGAATCTTGTTCTTCTATTTTATGGAGAAGCTGGGAATATAAGGAGCAAGCTGCAGAGGCATTAAAACTTACTGCTACAGATATGAAGAAATTAAAACTTATTGACGAAATTGTACGTGAACCAGCAGGTGGAGCTCATGCAAACAGAGATAAGAATTTTACAATTGTAAAAAACAAAATTATTTCTCATTTTGAAGATTTAAAAAAGTTATCACCAAAAGAATTGGTAGAAACTAGAATGGATAAATATGCTAGTATGGGAGTCTTTAACGGCTAA